A single region of the Ochotona princeps isolate mOchPri1 chromosome 10, mOchPri1.hap1, whole genome shotgun sequence genome encodes:
- the JCAD gene encoding junctional cadherin 5-associated protein, producing the protein MAQAHSLPAPGREGPWEVGRRMEQVTKKAMWEEELRRASASRWQEGSGESWCQPGRLGRQMSEGDGRRLLHDLCPMLPGEPGGSSQTKRKSQSLPRMLSPESLSYMEVPIPLHDGHLPGVPRTPPYPNCAPSVDLATPPEKAPLPRPKFGRPLKHARGMAAPSDPQTGQHKDPHTCRSEVSKPRHEPGMGDPGLEPPMYVPPPSYRSPPQNIPNPYLEDTAPPAPVSSSVGQQPPPPTRAEKAGSRKEWGASPCPPHPAAAPMDFIQYIPFSDPRLRHIKLAWPHSAGQESALDGGPCSLVGPVEAPALPEGTPWNAQNLKAPAGDDGGLTFTEPSAQWPWGQLPRNRNGGGSPDTRDHRAVRDKVADKAGGQQRLTEGQVLPLSPVGEIICRAQVCPQKSDTGPQSRKRSKKKMNETIFCLVSIPVQSESQLPDTDTNNNDLKQSTWKMRGADKSPALQEQGLRAASSTDLELQALTGTVLGSPTPCQQERPTSDLRFLYLTQHRELTYTGSGPGHQYRDQQTQTTFSEDPSSPQMPAGAKPAEPSPAALMPPHVQPTVCDTGVLTAVPSRGHPPKPTAQIPSAQASLSPSSSSAFSRTSSCTSHASAPKAGPGVDGRGLGADITVQPEVVKGEAAASPCNSQQPFGQFLLKPVSRRPWDLISQLESFNKELQEEEESCPSSSGSREESEESEVAEPWEDRHPSPEKLVGFPESPQERRAKQQPKAWALQHPEFRLTRATTGKSGSWNEEAAPSGWPYDCPRTPWRPLQVEDGRGEIFPGADGDWVSEKRNQAEGCSVSEPVHSPGPARRAVASRPRDMEPAALARPPDPRELQGMREPTHDVLTGRMCSVVPPQAGGTRDRGLQAPLSLAARGRGLSAPDLRSVGLAVGGEQHRPWGESSALEIPPGETLQARAARILGIEVAVESLLPDTRQSQSPEPEARAHSPKPPQEASSSGLAPSGGPTASADAFYGRRKCGWTESPLFVGERDGTRRAPPAAESSEVDGVMTCRTASPEPQPGPTVAKDGGLALSFRSTLFHVLERTPSMAGSEKKLRSPSKVIESIQEKLACPSRRADPSRLMRMKEVNSVSRMRCLSSRNTDATAEDARLPAGRTCAKGPSPPLSWENLGHPAAQRERPLPEDSRCPDSYDPSRVERV; encoded by the exons ATGGCACAGGCCCACAGCCTGCCCGCTCCCGGGAGAGAGGGTCCATGGGAAGTCGGAAGAAGGATGGAGCAAGTGACGAAGAAGGCCATGTGGGAGGAAGAGCTAAGAAGGGCCAGTgctagcaggtggcaggagggcagtggggagagcTGGTGCCAGCCAGGACGGCTGGGGAGGCAGATGTCGGAGGGTGATGGCCGGAGGCTTCTGCATGACCTGTGCCCGATGCTCCCTGGGGAGCCCGGGGGGAGTTCTCAGACCAAGAGGAAGTCCCAGTCGTTGCCTCGCATGCTGTCCCCTGAGAGCCTGAGCTACATGGAAGTTCCCATCCCGCTGCACGACGGGCACTTGCCAGGCGTGCCCAGAACACCACCATATCCGAACTGCGCACCCAGCGTGGACTTGGCAACGCCCCCTGAGAAGGCCCCTTTGCCCCGGCCCAAGTTTGGGAGACCCCTCAAGCATGCCAGGGGCATGGCTGCACCCAGTGACCCTCAGACTGGTCAGCACAAGGATCCGCATACCTGCAGGAGTGAAGTCAGCAAGCCCAGACACGAACCTGGCATGGGTGACCCCGGCTTGGAGCCACCCATGTACGTGCCCCCACCCTCATACAGGTCACCCCCCCAGAACATCCCAAACCCCTACCTGGAAGATACAGCGCCGCCTGCTCCTGTGAGCAGCAGCGTTGGGCAGCAGCCACCCCCGCCGACGCGAGCTGAGAAGGCTGGAAGCAGGAAGGAGTGGGGTGCgagcccctgcccaccccaccctgccgcAGCCCCCATGGACTTCATCCAGTACATCCCCTTCAGCGATCCCAGGTTGCGGCATATCAAGCTGGCCTGGCCACACAGTGCCGGCCAGGAGTCGGCGCTGGATGGTGGCCCCTGCAGCCTTGTTGGGCCTGTTGAGGCCCCAGCGCTACCAGAGGGCACCCCGTGGAATGCACAGAACCTGAAGGCCCCCGCTGGAGATGATGGAGGCCTGACCTTTACTGAGCCCAGCGCCCAGTGGCCATGGGGCCAGCTCCCCAGGAACAGGAATGGTGGGGGCTCCCCTGACACAAGAGACCATCGCGCCGTGAGAGATAAGGTGGCCGACAAAGCAGGTGGGCAGCAGCGACTCACAGAAGGCCAAGTGCTGCCTCTGAGTCCAGTTGGGGAGATCATCTGCAGGGCTCAGGTCTGTCCCCAGAAGTCTGACACTGGGCCTCAGAGCAGgaagagatccaagaagaaaatgAACGAGACCATATTTTGCTTGGTTTCCATTCCAGTTCAATCAGAGTCCCAGCTGCCAGACACAGATACGAACAACAATGACTTAAAGCAGAGCACTTGGAAAATGCGTGGTGCTGATAAGAGCCCTGCTCTGCAGGAACAGGGACTGCGGGCTGCCTCGAGCACCGACCTGGAGCTGCAGGCTCTCACGGGCACTGTGCTGGGGAGCCCCACGCCCTGCCAGCAGGAGCGACCAACAAGTGACCTCAGATTCCTCTATCTTACACAGCACAGGGAGCTCACGTACACCGGCTCGGGGCCAGGGCACCAGTACAGGGATCAGCAGACACAAACCACTTTCTCTGAGGATCCCAGCAGCCCACAGATGCCTGCTGGAGCCAAGCCGGCTGAGCCAAGCCCTGCCGCACTGATGCCACCCCACGTCCAGCCCACAGTGTGTGACACAGGGGTGCTCACGGCAGTACCCTCCAGGGGCCATCCACCGAAGCCTACCGCCCAGATCCCATCAGCTCAGGCATCCCTCAGCCCATCCAGCAGCAGTGCCTTCTCCAGGACCTCCTCCTGCACGAGCCATGCATCTGCCCCAAAGGCAGGGCCCGGGGTGGACGGCCGGGGACTGGGGGCTGACATCACGGTCCAGCCGGAGGTGGTGAAGGGGGAGGCAGCTGCCAgtccctgcaacagccagcagcccttTGGTCAGTTTCTCCTGAAACCAGTTAGCCGTCGGCCCTGGGACTTGATAAGTCAGCTAGAAAGTTTCAATAAGGAGctgcaggaagaggaagaaagctgTCCCAGTAGCAGTGGCAGTAGAGAGGAAAGTGAGGAAAGTGAGGTGGCAGAGCCCTGGGAAGACCGCCATCCTAGCCCAGAGAAACTTGTGGGCTTCCCTGAAAGCCCCCAGGAAAGGAGAGCCAAGCAACAGCCGAAGGCCTGGGCGCTACAGCATCCTGAGTTTAGATTGACAAGGGCCACCACGGGCAAATCTGGGAGTTGGAATGAGGAGGCAGCACCATCTGGCTGGCCATATGACTGTCCTCGGACCCCTTGGAGACCCCTACAGGTGGAAGATGGCCGAGGGGAGATCTTCCCAGGAGCAGATGGAGACTGGGTCTCAGAGAAGCGGAATCAGGCTGAAGGATGCAGTGTGAGTGAGCCTGTGCACAGCCCGGGGCCTGCAAGAAGAGCCGTGGCTTCGAGACCCAGGGACATGGAGCCAGCTGCCCTTGCCCGTCCCCCAGACCCCAGGGAGCTTCAGGGAATGCGGGAGCCCACTCATGATGTCCTCACTGGGAGAATGTGCAGTGTGGTCCCTCCACAAGCAGGTGGTACAAGAGACAGGGGCCTGCAGGCCCCACTCTCCCTGGCTGCCAGGGGCCGAGGTCTGTCTGCACCAGACCTGAGGTCCGTGGGGCTGGCGGTGGGAGGAGAACAGCACAGGCCTTGGGGTGAATCTAGCGCCCTGGAAATCCCCCCTGGGGAAACCCTGCAAGCCAGGGCCGCAAGGATTTTGGGCATCGAGGTGGCCGTTGAGTccctgctgccggacaccaggcAGAGCCAGTCCCCAGAGCCTGAGGCCAGGGCCCACAGCCCCAAGCCTCCACAGGAAGCGTCCTCATCTGGCTTGGCCCCCTCAGGAGGCCCCACAGCATCTGCTGATGCCTTCTACGGCCGGAGGAAGTGTGGCTGGACTGAAAGCCCGCTCTTTGTCGGGGAGAGGGATGGTACCAGGCGGGCTCCCCCAGCTGCTGAGTCCTCAGAGGTGGATGGAGTCATGACATGCCGAACCGCcagcccagagccccagcccGGTCCCACAGTGGCCAAGGATGGGGGCCTGGCGCTGTCTTTCAGGTCTACGCTGTTCCACGTTCTAGAAAGGACACCAAGCATGGCAGGCTCAGAGAAGAAGCTGCGCAGCCCTTCCAAAGTAATTGAGAGTATACAGGAGAAGCTGGCTTGCCCATCAAGGAGGGCAGACCCCAGCCGCCTCATGAGGATGAAGGAGGTGAACTCCGTGTCCCGCATGCGCTGTCTCAGCTCCAGGAACACCGACGCCACTGCTGAAGATGCCAGGCTGCCGGCAGGCCGTACTTGCGCCAAGGGGCCCTCACCCCCACTCTCCTGGGAGAACCTTGGGCATCCAGCTGCACAGAGAGAGAGGCCCCTCCCTGAAGACTCCCGGTGCCCAG actcGTACGACCCCAGCCGGGTGGAGAGGGTGTGA